In Zingiber officinale cultivar Zhangliang chromosome 11B, Zo_v1.1, whole genome shotgun sequence, a single window of DNA contains:
- the LOC122033368 gene encoding disease resistance protein RGA2-like, which produces MEGAAALAVGGWLAKPVIRMLVDRVSTSSLRGKLHGLQDDDLQKLQRSLLNIHTIVDKAGMRWSRDARLVEMMKQLQDAAYDAEDFLDYLTFHGMKQKIKEEASHMAGNRISRAIRNAKTKLFSDSVKRLNKIQKKLDCIYADMKEMCQLLQADASDGQYQSDLASATRETSSFLISKVLGREEEQKRIIELLLRSTDESASASDKGSSFSVIPLVGIGGVGKTTLAQLVYKDEEIQNHFALKIWICVSENFNVQRLTKEIIESVTKTEHSLQMKLDVLQNILKEKIASKMILLVLDDVWNEDEEEWRKLCAPFEDAAAGSKVIVTTRSKSIADKIGTVEAIVLGDLDKISFWELFKKCAFGPSKPEEYPELEDIGRIIASKLKGLPLAAKTVGNLLGSNMNPHYWRSIMKSEVWELQQNENDIIPVLQLSYQYLSAPLKRCFAFCSLFRKDYEFSEIELTRMWMAEGFVVAQGNQRMEDVASKYFHELVNMSLFQQEATFGRQYYVMHDLIHDLTQSVSVDETSRMNDGKSNKISATLRHLAIETKFVETKELRSRFKKLHSLFFRCLLLKSPSIDFIKKLRSVRVLVLSRCGLRMLPTSVGELVHLRYLDISYNGIKKLPESLCELYNLQTLIAKDKSLISLPEDISELDNLETLIDNSLISLLGDISSRHYSWQTPIAKGKSLISLPEDISQLINLRHIDVENEVAVKIKMIGRLTSLQELSEFQVRKEVGFKITELSGLKQLHGKLKITNLENVETKEEAENAQMKNKEYLDALELEWESDPKLKNKLAATEVLEGLQPHESLKRLKISRYYGVRSPSWLKKELSNLERLELSHCESWKDISCTALLPHLKVFYIESMCFSKSCFEVCGSRESKLFPMLEELQLTNINVSEEFLNLGRSPCLRVVRMTKIESLKHIDFAASCAMENSLFPMLEELELKHMPALEELSTLGYFPLLRVLRMIEMRSLKYIDFAPSGAIENSLFPMLEELELRYIPALEEFSGLGHFPLLRILRMIEMRSLKHIDFAASGAIENSLFPMLEELHLKGMHTLEEFSNLGHFSRLRVLRMIEMRLLKHIDFTSSGAIKNSLFPMLEELDLRNLHALEEFSGLGHFPRLKVLRVIQMQLLKRIGFASVHATENELFPVLEVLELMELPVLDELPDLGSLPCLKSLCMTRMPMVKHIDFAFRGATEKVLLPRVETLVLHDLEALEELPSNLGRLPCLKVLKIVNIPAVKQIGHGFFSTEAISKCFLSLENLFINHMPACEGWCWIDGSELFPSLRRLAIYRCPKLERLPPLPPSLTNLVLYAVGLTELPSLRELETNGTGGNQTTSSLSKLQISKCNNLTSLEEGLLLQNLSNIEVIYVVGCNELMRMPLKRFENFISLKELQIRACPKLSLTQEEEAALLPPSIKRLILLD; this is translated from the coding sequence ATGGAGGGTGCAGCAGCACTAGCAGTCGGAGGATGGCTAGCCAAGCCTGTCATTAGAATGCTTGTCGACAGGGTGTCCACATCGTCGCTGAGAGGAAAGCTGCACGGCCTTCAGGACGATGACTTGCAGAAGCTACAAAGATCTCTGCTTAACATCCACACGATCGTCGACAAAGCAGGGATGAGATGGAGCAGGGACGCAAGGTTAGTCGAGATGATGAAGCAACTCCAAGATGCCGCTTACGACGCCGAAGACTTCCTCGATTACCTGACGTTCCATGGCATGAAGCAAAAGATTAAAGAAGAGGCAAGTCACATGGCGGGTAACCGCATTTCTAGAGCTATTAGGAACGCCAAAACTAAATTGTTCAGTGATTCTGTCAAAAGACTGAACAAGATCCAGAAAAAGTTGGATTGTATTTATGCTGACATGAAGGAAATGTGCCAATTATTACAAGCGGATGCATCTGATGGGCAGTATCAATCTGATTTGGCGTCGGCCACACGAGAAACAAGCTCTTTCTTGATCAGCAAAGTGCTGGGCAGAGAGGAAGAGCAAAAGAGAATAATAGAGCTATTACTAAGATCAACAGACGAGTCAGCATCAGCAAGTGACAAGGGCAGTAGCTTCTCGGTCATACCTCTTGTCGGAATAGGAGGTGTTGGGAAGACTACTCTGGCTCAGCTTGTTtacaaggatgaagagattcagaACCATTTCGCCCTCAAGATTTGGATTTGTGTGTCCGAGAATTTTAATGTGCAAAGACTCACCAAGGAGATCATCGAGTCTGTAACCAAGACTGAACATTCTTTGCAAATGAAGTTAGATGTTCTCCAAAACATTCTGAAAGAGAAAATTGCGTCTAAGATGATTCTGTTAGTCCTCGACGATGTATGGAATGAAGACGAGGAGGAGTGGAGAAAGTTGTGTGCACCATTCGAGGATGCTGCTGCAGGAAGCAAGGTCATAGTGACAACTCGGAGCAAGAGCATTGCTGACaaaattggtacagtggaggcgATTGTTCTTGGCGATTTAGATAAAATATCATTTTGGGAGCTGTTCAAGAAATGTGCATTTGGTCCTTCCAAACCTGAGGAGTACCCAGAACTTGAGGACATCGGGAGAATTATAGCTTCAAAGTTGAAGGGCTTGCCACTAGCAGCAAAAACAGTGGGAAACTTGTTAGGATCCAACATGAACCCACACTACTGGAGAAGTATCATGAAGAGCGAGGTATGGGAATTGCAACAGAATGAAAATGATATTATTCCAGTCCTACAACTGAGCTATCAATATCTTAGTGCACCTCTCAAGCGGTGTTTTGCCTTCTGTTCCCTCTTTCGAAAGGATTACGAGTTTTCTGAAATTGAACTAACAAGAATGTGGATGGCCGAAGGGTTCGTTGTAGCTCAAGGAAATCAGAGGATGGAAGATGTAGCAAGTAAGTACTTTCATGAGTTGGTCAACATGTCTTTGTTTCAACAAGAAGCAACATTTGGGAGGCAATATTACGTGATGCATGACCTCATACATGATCTAACACAGTCGGTTTCTGTGGACGAAACAAGTAGGATGAATGATGGCAAGTCCAATAAGATATCAGCCACCCTCCGTCATCTAGCAATTGAAACAAAGTTCGTAGAGACAAAAGAATTGAGGTCCAGATTCAAGAAATTACATTCTCTATTCTTTAGATGCCTACTTTTAAAGTCACCATCCATTgactttatcaaaaaattaagaaGCGTTCGTGTATTGGTTTTGTCTCGTTGTGGCTTGCGGATGCTGCCTACTAGTGTTGGTGAATTGGTGCATCTCCGGTACCTGGACATTTCTTACAATGGAATAAAAAAATTGCCTGAATCCCTGTGTGAACTCTACAATTTGCAAACACTGATAGCAAAAGACAAATCACTAATCTCTCTTCCAGAAGATATTAGTGAACTCGACAATTTGGAAACACTGATAGACAATTCACTAATCTCTCTTCTAGGAGATATAAGTAGTAGACACTACAGTTGGCAAACACCGATAGCAAAAGGCAAGTCACTAATCTCTCTTCCAGAAGATATAAGTCAGCTAATTAATTTGAGGCATATTGATGTTGAAAATGAAGTAGCTGTAAAGATAAAAATGATAGGAAGGCTAACCTCTCTTCAAGAATTGTCTGAATTTCAAGTGCGAAAGGAAGTTGGATTCAAGATCACAGAGCTAAGTGGTTTGAAGCAGcttcatggaaaactcaaaattaCTAATCTGGAGAATGTTGAAACTAAAGAAGAGGCTGAAAATGCTCAAATGAAGAACAAAGAGTACCTTGATGCTCTAGAGTTGGAATGGGAATCTGATCCCAAGTTGAAGAACAAGTTAGCTGCCACGGAGGTACTTGAAGGGCTCCAACCGCATGAGTCGCTAAAACGATTAAAGATCAGTAGGTATTATGGTGTCAGATCACCTAGCTGGTTGAAAAAGGAGTTATCCAACTTGGAAAGACTTGAGTTGAGTCACTGTGAGAGTTGGAAAGATATTTCCTGCACTGCATTGCTGCCGCACCTTAAGGTCTTCTACATAGAGAGCATGTGCTTCTCGAAATCATGTTTTGAGGTATGTGGTTCTAGAGAGAGCAAATTATTTCCTATGCTAGAAGAGCTACAGTTGACGAACATCAATGTATCGGAAGAATTTCTCAATCTTGGACGATCTCCTTGTCTGAGGGTCGTTCGAATGACAAAAATAGAGTCATTGAAACACATTGATTTTGCAGCATCTTGTGCTATGGAAAATTCCTTGTTTCCTATGCTAGAAGAGTTGGAGTTGAAGCACATGCCTGCGTTGGAAGAGTTATCCACTCTAGGATATTTTCCACTGCTCAGGGTTCTTCGCATGATAGAAATGAGGTCATTGAAATACATTGATTTTGCACCATCCGGTGCCATAGAAAATTCCTTGTTTCCTATGCTAGAAGAGTTGGAGTTGAGATACATACCTGCGTTGGAAGAGTTCTCCGGTCTAGGACATTTTCCACTTCTCAGGATTCTTCGCATGATAGAAATGAGGTCATTAAAACACATTGATTTTGCAGCATCCGGTGCCATTGAAAATTCCTTGTTTCCTATGCTAGAAGAGTTGCATTTGAAGGGCATGCACACGTTGGAAGAGTTCTCCAATCTAGGACATTTTTCGCGTCTCAGGGTTCTTCGCATGATAGAAATGAGGTTATTGAAACACATTGATTTTACATCATCCGGTGCCATAAAAAATTCTTTGTTTCCTATGCTAGAAGAGTTGGATTTGAGGAACCTGCATGCATTGGAAGAGTTCTCCGGTCTAGGACATTTTCCACGTCTCAAGGTTCTTCGCGTGATACAAATGCAGTTGTTGAAACGCATTGGTTTTGCATCAGTTCATGCCACAGAAAATGAACTGTTCCCTGTGCTAGAAGTGCTAGAACTGATGGAGTTGCCAGTTTTAGATGAGCTCCCTGATCTTGGCTCACTTCCATGTCTCAAGTCTCTCTGCATGACAAGGATGCCTATGGTAAAACATATTGATTTTGCTTTCCGCGGTGCTACAGAAAAAGTACTACTTCCAAGGGTGGAGACGCTAGTATTGCATGACCTGGAGGCACTGGAGGAGCTTCCTAGTAATCTTGGACGACTTCCATGTCTTAAGGTTCTTAAAATTGTAAATATACCAGCAGTGAAACAGATAGGCCATGGGTTCTTTAGCACTGAAGCTATATCCAAGTGTTTTCTTAGCTTGGAAAATCTCTTCATCAACCACATGCCGGCATGTGAAGGGTGGTGTTGGATTGACGGCAGCGAGCTATTTCCGAGCTTACGAAGACTTGCTATCTATAGATGCCCTAAGCTCGAGAGGTTACCTCCTCTCCCTCCTTCGCTTACAAATTTAGTACTCTATGCAGTTGGGTTAACAGAGCTGCCAAGCCTACGGGAACTAGAAACAAATGGAACCGGAGGCAATCAAACGACATCATCTCTCTCAAAGTTACAAATCAGTAAATGCAACAATTTGACAAGCTTAGAAGAAGGGTTGCTGTTGCAGAATCTATCAAATATCGAAGTCATTTATGTAGTAGGATGTAATGAACTCATGCGGATGCCTCTCAAGAGATTTGAAAACTTCATTTCGCTCAAGGAATTACAGATAAGAGCTTGTCCCAAGCTTAGCctgacacaagaagaggaagctgCCCTCCTTCCACCCTCCATCAAACGTTTAATATTGCTCGACTGA